From one Oceanimonas doudoroffii genomic stretch:
- the fabB gene encoding beta-ketoacyl-ACP synthase I: MRRAVITGIGVVSSIGNNKEEVLESLKAGRSGISFSQQFADHKLRSQVWGDIKLNPSEHIDRKVMRFMGDAAAFAYLSMEQAIADAGLDESQVSNERTGLVTGSGGASSKNQIEACDILREKGVRRVGPYMVPRTMSSTTSACLATPFKIKGINYTISSACATSAHCIGHALEQIQLGKQDIVFAGGGEEVDWTLALQFDAMGALSSKYNDTPEQASRTYDAGRDGFVISGGGGIVVVEELEHALARGAKIYAEITGYGATSDGYDMVAPSGEGAVRCMQQAMATAPAPVQYVNTHGTSTPVGDVKELEAIHTLFGDKAPYISATKAMTGHALGAAGVHEAVYSLLMLEHGFIAPSINITELDEKAKGLPIVTECQDAELDTVMSNSFGFGGTNASLVFSKYKG, encoded by the coding sequence ATGAGAAGAGCAGTCATTACCGGTATCGGTGTGGTCTCCAGCATTGGCAACAACAAGGAAGAAGTGCTTGAGTCCCTCAAGGCCGGCCGCTCCGGCATTTCCTTTTCCCAGCAGTTTGCCGATCATAAGCTGCGCAGCCAGGTATGGGGCGACATCAAGCTGAACCCGTCCGAACACATCGATCGTAAAGTGATGCGCTTTATGGGTGACGCGGCGGCGTTCGCCTATCTGTCCATGGAGCAGGCCATTGCCGACGCCGGTCTGGACGAATCCCAGGTGTCGAACGAACGCACCGGCCTGGTGACCGGCTCCGGCGGCGCCTCTTCCAAGAACCAGATTGAAGCCTGTGACATTCTGCGTGAAAAGGGTGTGCGTCGTGTGGGCCCCTACATGGTGCCGCGCACCATGTCGTCCACCACTTCCGCCTGTCTGGCCACGCCGTTCAAGATCAAGGGCATCAACTACACCATCAGCTCCGCCTGTGCCACTTCCGCGCACTGCATTGGCCATGCCCTGGAGCAGATCCAGCTGGGCAAGCAGGACATCGTGTTCGCCGGTGGCGGAGAAGAAGTGGACTGGACCCTGGCGCTGCAGTTTGACGCCATGGGCGCCTTGTCCAGCAAGTACAACGACACCCCCGAGCAGGCATCCCGTACCTATGACGCCGGCCGTGACGGCTTCGTTATCTCCGGTGGCGGCGGTATCGTCGTGGTGGAAGAGCTGGAGCACGCCCTGGCCCGCGGCGCCAAAATCTATGCCGAAATCACCGGCTATGGCGCCACTTCCGACGGCTACGACATGGTGGCTCCGTCCGGCGAAGGCGCGGTGCGCTGCATGCAGCAGGCCATGGCCACCGCTCCGGCACCGGTGCAGTATGTTAACACTCATGGCACCTCCACCCCGGTGGGTGATGTCAAGGAGCTGGAAGCCATTCACACCCTGTTTGGCGATAAGGCCCCCTATATCTCCGCCACCAAGGCCATGACCGGTCACGCCCTGGGCGCCGCCGGTGTGCACGAGGCGGTGTACTCCCTGCTGATGCTGGAGCACGGTTTTATTGCCCCGAGCATCAACATCACCGAGCTGGACGAAAAAGCCAAGGGTCTGCCCATCGTCACCGAGTGTCAGGACGCCGAGCTGGACACCGTGATGTCCAACAGCTTTGGCTTTGGCGGCACCAACGCCAGCCTGGTGTTCAGCAAGTACAAGGGCTGA
- a CDS encoding phosphatase PAP2 family protein: MTLRLLLLVCSLLILPVALASLAWQWQWHWFPLLDLDEPPALLAYGLTLTVGKLGIGITLLALSMLALHRGRRRPALLLAFFFCLFAALGGAFVTKTVAKLYFKEPRPYVLWLVQQGRLADSASFYAIPEAAREQQLQQSLLGVSDTQIPGWLKHHWQEEVNYSFPSGHSIAAMTIAGFFCLVLGYRRQPAWHLVALAGWAVAVCYSRLLLGLHWPADILASSVLGVLFGGAGAWAFSRLDQRLGET, from the coding sequence ATGACCCTGCGCCTGTTGTTATTGGTATGTTCTCTGCTCATCCTGCCCGTGGCCCTGGCGAGCCTCGCCTGGCAGTGGCAATGGCACTGGTTTCCGCTGCTGGATCTGGACGAGCCGCCGGCGCTGCTGGCCTATGGCCTGACCCTGACCGTGGGCAAGCTCGGCATTGGCATTACCCTGCTGGCCCTGAGCATGCTTGCCCTGCACCGCGGCCGCCGTCGTCCGGCCCTGCTGCTGGCGTTCTTTTTCTGCCTGTTTGCGGCCCTGGGCGGCGCCTTTGTCACCAAGACGGTGGCCAAGCTTTATTTCAAGGAGCCCAGGCCCTATGTGCTCTGGCTGGTGCAGCAAGGCAGGCTGGCCGACAGTGCCAGCTTTTATGCCATTCCCGAGGCGGCGCGGGAACAGCAACTGCAACAAAGCCTGCTGGGCGTAAGTGACACCCAGATCCCCGGCTGGCTCAAGCACCACTGGCAGGAAGAGGTGAACTATTCCTTTCCTTCCGGCCACTCCATTGCGGCCATGACCATCGCCGGCTTTTTCTGCCTGGTGCTGGGCTATCGCCGGCAGCCGGCCTGGCACCTGGTGGCCCTGGCCGGCTGGGCGGTGGCGGTATGCTATTCACGCTTGTTGCTGGGCCTGCACTGGCCGGCAGACATTCTGGCCAGCAGTGTGCTGGGGGTGTTGTTCGGCGGCGCCGGCGCCTGGGCCTTTTCCCGACTGGATCAGCGGCTGGGTGAGACGTAA
- a CDS encoding 4-phosphoerythronate dehydrogenase → MKVLADENMPFVHELFGDWAEVVTAPGRTLRPEQLRGVDALLVRSITQVNEALLSEADRLGFVGTATIGCDHVDTGLLARRGIAFASAPGCNKVAVGDYVLAALLRVAAHKQWQLAGKTLAVIGAGNTGSEVARRAEGLGMRVLRCDPPLAEAGASGLVDIDQALTADVISFHVPITHEGPYATHHLLNRPRIERLHAQQVLINACRGDVWDNHALLARQQGGSPLTLVMDVWEHEPLLLAELVPHVLIATAHIAGYSLEGKARGTFALYRALCDHGERPVARHLDELLPAPEVSAVSLNDRPDQAMVARLVRLVYDIEQDDANFRRGLASGEASFFDRLRKDYADRRELGSLQWCGVTEGAEVLGFKA, encoded by the coding sequence ATGAAAGTGCTGGCCGATGAAAACATGCCCTTTGTGCACGAGCTGTTTGGCGACTGGGCCGAGGTGGTGACCGCGCCCGGGCGCACGCTGCGTCCGGAGCAACTGCGAGGGGTGGATGCGCTGCTGGTGCGTTCCATCACTCAAGTAAACGAGGCATTGCTGAGTGAGGCAGACCGGCTTGGTTTTGTGGGCACCGCCACCATCGGTTGCGATCATGTCGACACCGGCCTGCTGGCCCGGCGCGGTATCGCCTTTGCCAGCGCCCCGGGCTGCAACAAGGTCGCCGTGGGCGACTACGTGCTGGCGGCCCTGCTGCGGGTGGCGGCCCACAAGCAGTGGCAGTTGGCCGGTAAAACCCTGGCGGTGATCGGTGCCGGCAACACCGGCAGCGAAGTGGCCCGGCGGGCCGAAGGCCTGGGCATGCGCGTGCTGCGCTGCGACCCGCCATTGGCCGAGGCCGGTGCGTCGGGCCTGGTCGACATTGACCAGGCACTGACCGCCGATGTCATCAGTTTTCATGTGCCCATTACCCATGAAGGCCCTTATGCCACCCACCACCTGCTCAACCGTCCGCGCATCGAGCGCCTGCATGCGCAGCAGGTGCTGATCAACGCCTGTCGGGGCGATGTCTGGGACAATCACGCCCTGCTCGCCCGCCAGCAGGGTGGGTCGCCGCTGACCCTGGTGATGGACGTCTGGGAGCACGAGCCATTGCTGCTGGCCGAGCTGGTACCTCATGTGCTGATCGCCACCGCGCACATCGCCGGCTACAGCCTGGAAGGCAAGGCCCGGGGCACCTTTGCCCTCTACCGGGCCCTGTGCGACCATGGCGAGCGACCCGTTGCCCGTCATCTGGACGAGCTGCTGCCGGCTCCCGAAGTGAGCGCGGTCAGCCTGAATGACCGACCCGATCAGGCCATGGTGGCACGGCTGGTACGGCTGGTGTACGACATCGAACAGGATGATGCGAACTTTCGCCGTGGGCTGGCGTCGGGCGAGGCAAGCTTTTTTGACCGGCTGCGCAAGGACTATGCCGATCGCCGGGAGCTGGGGTCGCTGCAGTGGTGCGGCGTGACCGAGGGGGCCGAGGTCCTGGGGTTTAAAGCCTGA
- a CDS encoding FimV/HubP family polar landmark protein: MRKRRPPLYSVLALWLSVTLPAAAQEFYIELRGPETPAAAPTPAPEVVPAASQPSLQRPGRYGPITSTDTLWSIAARNTSAPATVQQTMVALYYLNPGAFVRGNINYLQRGASLRLPTLTQAQQRTPAEAEAEFRRLSQQGSRREARPQVAATPAPARPATQAAPVVATPPATAKPAAAPAPKAAEPAPSHGLSEPRAAQPPAAVAELAKPEPAAKPEPVAPAAAEGSLVAAPDQAEQVALERLQARLLDELREQMAMSNEQLAALADNNQALRNRLSQLTAEVNELKMVRLAPEQPEPETKDGWLAELLGQPLNLALLLLLPALLLMALFTLWWRSRLKRELAEQEAASSELMMDDDDNDFGDLFATEPARKEGQQDNTEAASPADAATDGPNAREEDESGIDEDAFARFLEEQERLEEEEQQPRAEDDEVLFDDAGGEVLFDDAGERAEAEVALDDDDGERPTAPKAEQSDGGKPRLDNAADDDEVLNDGLIDQAPARDDESELALDDGLFDQASARDDESELALDDGLFDQASARDDESELALDDGLFDNDEATTATEAKRDYARFALDAEEEPVTDKAETVAAEPVKASADQAPRSRPASTVRPELDDYAGLLSDEQDTDIDLDEGGMGAKLDLARAYIEIEDADSARELLNEALEKGNAEQQADARKLLQRLGKR; encoded by the coding sequence ATGAGAAAACGCCGACCACCGCTTTACTCCGTGCTGGCCCTGTGGCTGTCTGTTACCCTGCCGGCCGCGGCACAGGAGTTCTACATCGAGCTGAGAGGGCCGGAAACGCCGGCGGCCGCGCCGACCCCCGCACCCGAGGTGGTGCCGGCCGCCAGCCAGCCTTCCCTGCAACGGCCGGGACGCTATGGCCCCATCACCAGCACCGACACCCTCTGGTCCATCGCCGCCCGTAATACCTCTGCGCCGGCCACGGTACAACAGACCATGGTGGCGCTCTATTATCTCAATCCTGGCGCCTTTGTGCGGGGCAATATCAATTATCTGCAGCGAGGCGCCAGCCTGCGCCTGCCCACCCTGACCCAGGCGCAACAGCGCACCCCCGCCGAGGCCGAGGCCGAGTTTCGCCGGCTGAGTCAGCAGGGCAGCCGGCGCGAGGCCCGGCCCCAGGTCGCGGCTACCCCGGCACCGGCCCGGCCGGCGACGCAGGCCGCCCCCGTGGTGGCCACACCGCCGGCCACGGCCAAACCCGCCGCGGCCCCTGCGCCCAAGGCGGCCGAGCCGGCGCCGAGTCATGGTCTGAGCGAGCCCAGGGCGGCGCAGCCACCGGCCGCCGTTGCCGAGCTGGCCAAACCGGAGCCCGCTGCCAAACCCGAGCCGGTCGCGCCCGCGGCGGCCGAAGGCAGCCTTGTCGCCGCTCCGGATCAGGCCGAGCAGGTGGCCCTGGAGCGGTTGCAGGCCCGGTTGCTGGATGAGTTGCGCGAGCAGATGGCCATGTCCAATGAGCAACTGGCCGCGCTTGCCGACAACAACCAGGCCTTGCGCAATCGCCTGAGTCAGCTCACCGCCGAGGTGAACGAGCTGAAAATGGTGCGTCTGGCCCCTGAACAGCCGGAGCCGGAAACCAAGGACGGCTGGCTGGCCGAGTTGCTGGGTCAACCCCTCAACCTGGCGCTGTTGCTGCTGTTGCCGGCATTGCTGCTGATGGCGCTGTTCACCCTGTGGTGGCGCAGCCGGCTCAAGCGGGAACTGGCCGAGCAGGAAGCGGCGTCGTCGGAGCTGATGATGGACGATGACGATAACGACTTTGGTGATCTGTTTGCCACCGAGCCGGCACGCAAGGAAGGGCAGCAGGACAATACCGAAGCCGCTTCCCCTGCCGATGCTGCCACCGACGGCCCCAACGCCCGCGAGGAGGACGAGTCCGGCATCGACGAGGACGCCTTTGCCCGTTTTCTTGAAGAGCAGGAACGGCTGGAGGAAGAAGAGCAGCAACCCCGAGCCGAGGATGACGAGGTGCTGTTTGACGACGCTGGTGGTGAAGTGCTGTTTGATGACGCCGGTGAGCGCGCCGAGGCAGAGGTTGCCCTGGACGACGATGATGGTGAACGCCCAACGGCGCCAAAGGCGGAGCAGAGCGACGGCGGAAAGCCCCGTTTGGACAACGCCGCCGATGACGATGAAGTTCTGAACGACGGCCTGATTGACCAGGCGCCCGCCCGTGACGACGAATCCGAGCTGGCCCTGGACGACGGCCTGTTTGACCAGGCGAGCGCCCGTGACGACGAATCCGAGCTGGCCCTGGACGACGGCCTGTTTGACCAGGCGAGTGCCCGCGACGACGAGTCCGAGCTGGCCCTGGATGACGGCCTGTTTGACAACGATGAAGCCACCACCGCCACCGAGGCGAAACGGGATTATGCCCGCTTTGCCCTTGATGCCGAGGAGGAGCCGGTGACCGACAAGGCCGAGACGGTGGCCGCCGAACCGGTTAAGGCCAGCGCCGACCAAGCGCCCCGAAGCCGGCCGGCGAGCACCGTTCGTCCCGAGCTTGACGACTATGCCGGGCTGCTGAGCGACGAGCAGGACACCGACATCGATCTGGATGAAGGCGGCATGGGCGCCAAGCTGGACCTGGCCCGGGCCTATATCGAAATCGAGGATGCCGACAGCGCCCGGGAACTGCTCAACGAGGCGCTGGAAAAAGGCAATGCCGAGCAACAGGCCGACGCCCGCAAACTGCTACAGCGCCTCGGCAAGCGCTGA
- the truA gene encoding tRNA pseudouridine(38-40) synthase TruA gives MRIALGIEYDGSRYYGWQRQREVPSVQEEVEKALSKIADHPVEVQCAGRTDAGVHGTGQVVHFDTQATRPDGAWTLGMNANLPPDIAVRWVRAVPDEFHARFSASARRYRYIIFNHNMRPAIHGAGVSHYAGHIDADRMHAAGQCLLGERDFSAFRAVQCQSKSPYRNIMHLNVQRFGHYIVLDIKANAFLHHMVRNITGTLLKVGMGEADGAWVKEVLEGRDRNLAGVTAKAGGLYLVGVDYPEEFALPATIPGPLWLPDQL, from the coding sequence ATGCGCATTGCCCTTGGCATAGAGTATGACGGCAGCCGCTATTACGGCTGGCAACGGCAGCGGGAAGTCCCCAGTGTCCAGGAAGAGGTGGAAAAAGCCCTTTCAAAAATCGCCGATCATCCGGTGGAGGTGCAGTGTGCCGGTCGTACCGATGCCGGCGTGCACGGCACCGGCCAGGTGGTGCATTTCGATACCCAGGCAACCCGGCCCGATGGCGCCTGGACCTTAGGCATGAACGCCAACCTGCCGCCGGACATCGCGGTGCGCTGGGTCAGGGCGGTGCCCGATGAGTTTCACGCCCGCTTCAGCGCCAGCGCCCGTCGCTATCGCTACATTATTTTCAATCACAATATGCGGCCCGCCATTCACGGCGCCGGGGTCAGCCATTACGCCGGCCATATCGATGCCGACAGAATGCACGCGGCCGGTCAGTGCCTGCTGGGTGAGCGGGACTTCAGTGCCTTTCGCGCGGTGCAGTGCCAGTCCAAAAGCCCCTATCGCAACATCATGCACCTTAACGTGCAGCGTTTTGGCCACTATATTGTGCTCGATATCAAGGCCAATGCCTTTCTGCACCACATGGTGCGCAACATCACCGGCACCCTGCTCAAGGTGGGCATGGGGGAGGCCGACGGCGCCTGGGTAAAGGAGGTGCTGGAAGGCCGGGATCGCAACCTGGCCGGGGTTACCGCCAAGGCCGGGGGCCTCTACCTGGTGGGGGTCGATTACCCCGAGGAGTTTGCATTGCCCGCGACCATTCCCGGCCCGTTGTGGCTGCCGGACCAACTTTAA
- the accD gene encoding acetyl-CoA carboxylase, carboxyltransferase subunit beta, whose protein sequence is MSWLEKILPKNKNIGVRRHNIPEGVWTKCTNCEQVLYRAELERNLEVCPKCDHHMRISARSRLDKFLDQDGREELGGELEPQDILKFKDSKRYKDRISAAQKSSNEKDAMVVMKGTLRGLPVVACSFEFSFMGGSMASVVGARFVKAVEACLVENRALVCFSASGGARMQEALFSLMQMAKTSAALNRLSEAGLPYISVLTDPTMGGVSASLAMLGDVNVGEPKALIGFAGPRVIEQTVREKLPEGFQRSEFLLEHGAIDMIIDRREMRDRLAGLIGKLMNQEPLEV, encoded by the coding sequence ATGAGCTGGCTTGAGAAAATTCTCCCCAAGAACAAGAACATCGGCGTTCGCCGTCACAATATTCCGGAAGGAGTCTGGACCAAGTGCACCAACTGCGAACAGGTGCTGTATCGTGCCGAGCTTGAGCGCAATCTGGAAGTCTGCCCCAAGTGCGATCATCACATGCGCATCAGCGCCCGCAGCCGCCTCGACAAGTTCCTGGATCAGGACGGTCGCGAGGAGCTGGGCGGCGAGCTGGAGCCTCAGGACATTCTCAAGTTCAAGGATTCCAAGCGCTACAAGGATCGCATCAGTGCGGCCCAGAAAAGCAGCAACGAAAAAGACGCCATGGTGGTCATGAAGGGCACCCTGCGCGGCCTGCCGGTGGTGGCTTGTTCCTTTGAATTCTCCTTTATGGGCGGCTCCATGGCTTCCGTGGTGGGTGCCCGTTTCGTCAAGGCGGTGGAAGCCTGCCTGGTGGAAAACCGCGCCCTGGTGTGTTTTTCCGCCTCCGGCGGTGCCCGCATGCAGGAAGCCCTGTTCTCCCTGATGCAGATGGCCAAGACCAGTGCCGCCCTGAATCGCCTGTCTGAGGCCGGCCTGCCCTACATTTCCGTGCTCACCGATCCCACCATGGGTGGTGTGTCTGCCAGCCTCGCCATGCTGGGCGATGTTAACGTGGGCGAGCCCAAGGCACTGATCGGTTTTGCTGGCCCCCGAGTGATTGAGCAGACCGTGCGCGAAAAACTGCCGGAAGGCTTTCAGCGCAGCGAGTTCCTGCTGGAGCACGGCGCCATCGACATGATCATCGATCGTCGCGAAATGCGCGATCGCCTGGCCGGCCTGATTGGCAAGCTGATGAACCAGGAGCCGCTGGAAGTCTGA
- the folC gene encoding bifunctional tetrahydrofolate synthase/dihydrofolate synthase codes for MHQPAAHAPRRSLADWLAVLEGLNIAHIELGLERMQRVAGTLGLLSLPSHVITVGGTNGKGTTCALLESMLRAGGHSVGVYSSPHLLDYRERVRINGDFPAEQAFCDAFAAVEAARGDTALTYFEFGTLAALWLFRDAHPDVVLLEVGLGGRLDATNVVDSDQAVITTIALDHTDWLGSDREVIGFEKAGILRPGKPAVCGDLDPPASIAAQADKLGTRLAFSGKDFHWQQQGDSWCFEGQGLALSGLPVPGLPLMNAATALATLAASPFRLSVDAIVTGLREARLAGRLQQLAPNLWVDVAHNPESAAYLASRLQGGEGAIHAVVGMLKDKDIAATLAPLLPLVQHWYPVSLGGPRGADGSVLAGLLGVDRAYASVSEALPVARKACAEHERVIVFGSFFTVAEALAWHAEQQGKD; via the coding sequence ATGCACCAACCCGCAGCCCACGCACCCAGGCGGTCGCTGGCCGACTGGCTGGCGGTGCTCGAAGGCCTGAACATTGCCCATATCGAGCTGGGCCTTGAGCGCATGCAGCGAGTGGCCGGCACGCTCGGCCTGCTCAGCCTGCCGTCCCATGTCATTACCGTGGGCGGCACCAACGGCAAGGGCACCACCTGTGCCCTGCTTGAGAGCATGCTGCGCGCCGGCGGTCACAGTGTGGGGGTGTATTCCTCGCCCCACCTGCTCGACTACCGGGAGCGGGTACGCATCAACGGTGACTTTCCCGCCGAACAGGCGTTCTGCGATGCCTTTGCGGCGGTGGAAGCGGCCCGGGGCGACACGGCGCTCACCTATTTCGAGTTTGGTACCCTGGCGGCACTCTGGCTGTTTCGGGATGCACACCCGGATGTGGTGCTGCTGGAAGTGGGCCTGGGCGGCCGGCTCGACGCCACCAATGTGGTGGACTCGGATCAGGCGGTGATTACCACCATCGCCCTGGATCACACCGACTGGCTGGGCTCCGACCGTGAAGTGATCGGCTTTGAAAAGGCGGGCATACTGCGCCCCGGCAAACCGGCGGTGTGCGGCGATCTCGATCCGCCCGCCAGCATTGCCGCCCAGGCCGACAAGCTGGGTACCCGGCTTGCCTTCAGCGGCAAGGACTTTCACTGGCAGCAGCAGGGTGACAGCTGGTGTTTTGAAGGCCAGGGGCTGGCGCTTTCCGGACTGCCGGTGCCAGGCCTGCCGCTGATGAATGCGGCCACGGCCCTGGCCACCCTGGCGGCCTCGCCCTTTAGGCTCTCTGTCGATGCCATCGTCACCGGCCTGCGTGAAGCCCGGCTGGCCGGCCGGCTGCAGCAGTTGGCGCCGAACCTGTGGGTGGATGTGGCCCACAACCCCGAGTCGGCGGCTTATCTGGCGTCCCGGCTGCAGGGCGGCGAGGGGGCCATTCACGCCGTGGTGGGCATGCTCAAGGATAAGGACATTGCCGCCACTTTGGCTCCCTTGCTGCCGTTGGTGCAACACTGGTACCCGGTCAGCCTGGGCGGCCCCAGAGGGGCCGACGGCAGTGTGCTGGCCGGCCTGCTGGGCGTTGACCGAGCTTATGCCTCGGTGAGCGAGGCCCTGCCGGTGGCGCGGAAGGCCTGTGCCGAGCATGAGCGGGTGATTGTGTTTGGCTCCTTTTTCACCGTGGCCGAGGCCCTGGCCTGGCACGCCGAACAACAAGGAAAGGACTGA
- the dedD gene encoding cell division protein DedD, producing MATQFQHRLVGTVILVALGVIFLPDLLDGKQPPMPEQAVSIPLRPELEPPQEAPASGPEAASAEPAATASAESWTLEEVREAPPAPPKPEPQVVSAPKPQPVAEVKPSAPKPAPVIKPVEPKPQPAPVIKPVAPTPQPAPQIKPVAPAAGADHVVQLGAFRSADNVNALVRKLQAAGYRVQTSPSVPRQGELNRVWVGPDAKARLQQQLPALERLTGLKGRVMAQ from the coding sequence ATGGCAACCCAGTTTCAGCATCGCCTGGTGGGCACCGTGATCCTGGTGGCGCTGGGCGTCATTTTTCTGCCCGATTTGCTGGACGGCAAGCAGCCGCCCATGCCGGAGCAGGCGGTGAGCATTCCCCTGCGGCCGGAGCTGGAACCTCCCCAGGAGGCCCCGGCGTCCGGGCCCGAGGCGGCGTCCGCCGAGCCGGCCGCCACGGCATCGGCGGAAAGCTGGACCCTGGAAGAGGTAAGGGAAGCGCCGCCAGCGCCACCCAAACCCGAGCCGCAGGTGGTCAGCGCGCCCAAGCCCCAGCCGGTCGCCGAGGTGAAGCCGTCAGCGCCCAAGCCGGCCCCGGTGATCAAGCCGGTCGAGCCCAAGCCGCAACCGGCCCCGGTGATCAAGCCGGTTGCGCCGACGCCGCAGCCCGCACCCCAGATCAAGCCAGTGGCGCCCGCCGCCGGGGCTGATCATGTTGTGCAGCTGGGTGCCTTTCGCAGTGCCGACAACGTCAATGCTCTGGTGAGAAAACTGCAGGCGGCGGGCTATCGGGTGCAAACCTCACCTTCGGTGCCGCGTCAGGGTGAGCTGAATCGGGTTTGGGTGGGACCGGATGCCAAGGCACGGCTGCAACAGCAGCTGCCGGCCCTGGAACGGCTCACCGGCCTCAAGGGCCGCGTGATGGCTCAATAA
- the tusE gene encoding sulfurtransferase TusE produces the protein MLEFEGRPVDTDAQGYLKHHQDWQPAMAEVLAEQEGITLTPEHWEVIQFVRNFYLKYNTSPAIRALVKAMAKELGEDKGNSRYLYRLFPKGPAKQATKLAGLPKPVKCI, from the coding sequence ATGCTTGAATTTGAAGGCCGCCCGGTCGATACCGACGCCCAGGGCTACTTGAAACACCATCAGGACTGGCAGCCGGCCATGGCGGAAGTCCTGGCCGAGCAGGAAGGCATTACCCTGACCCCGGAACACTGGGAGGTGATTCAGTTTGTGCGCAACTTTTACCTGAAATACAACACCTCGCCGGCGATACGCGCGCTGGTGAAGGCCATGGCCAAGGAGCTGGGTGAAGACAAGGGCAACAGCCGTTACCTGTACCGGCTGTTTCCCAAGGGACCGGCCAAGCAGGCCACCAAACTGGCGGGCCTGCCCAAACCGGTGAAGTGTATTTAA